tGACAGACAcagtaatctgaacctatggttgtgccttttgttatttacagattttggcattttattattattattattttgttgatgttgttgttgttgttgttgttgttttcgccgaccccaaagtggtgccatggaaacgattctgacgaAATCTCAAAATAGAGGCATTGGcatcatttccggagcacaactcaagtACTATTTGGTacctttcagcaaaacttggcagatatttgaggcagactacaaagtggtgccttttgctatttacaaagtttgggcatttttatttttcccggtttccatggaaacagtttggactttgtctcaaaatcgATGGATGGACTCCGTCTCCGGAGCTCAAATCGAaaagcatttcatatctttcaacagatcttggcaaatatatgagacagatcttaaagtgatgccttttgctgtttacaaatatatggcatttatatttttcatgaattgcaTGGGAACAATTCAAACGTAGTCTGAAagaacattaagtaactgtcagatgatttgtcctttcaaatatgtgggggcctgtgggaatgtcattttctgatgactcttggtTTACAATAAACGGACgtacaaatatgtttataaaatgttttattatctTTCCATCAGAACATTTCAACGAACACAAGCAGACACGGGATCCTCATGCTGTTAAACGTAGCCATAACATATTAATTCAGTCGTTGTTTAAAAATTTGACATCAAAATTTGATAAGTATTCCTATAAAACAGTCTACGTCAGCATTTGGAGTTCTACATCTGAGTAAAGATTCTATATCTCAGATCTGTTTATTTATGATACCGTAAACTATGATAATGCAACACTCATAATTCAGCAGTGTATGTGTGGCCGGGCCTAAGTCGGCCATACTTCATCTTTGAAATGAGAACGATTTTATTTTGATGGGTTAAAAAATCTcaatattatttcatatttttatcaGACTAAGACTAGTGATATTAAGAGACCTACGACTGAAGATGGGTGTTCGTTTAAAGACGAAAGCTCTTCAGGAAAAATGTCTTCATGAACATTGTCTTCAGTTACAATTGTAACTTTTAACCTAATAATTATACAGAAGACGTCACTGTGTTGACAGTTTCAGCAGATGAACATGGTGACCTCTAGTCTCAATTTAGTGTTGTTGGTCAGATTTGAACTCGGTGTTTACAGTGTGTATAGTAAGCTACACATTGTATGTGTTCATACTGACGAAATATTGTTGTCGGTTTTGTTCATTAGTTATCACTTTCTCAGTTGTGGTCATCCTCTCGCATTTCGGCAACTCGTCAGTAACCGATGGATCGTCGTGGAAAGAAAATGTTTATCTTTGATTGTCCTTAGCTACATCCATCATTTGATGGACAGTTGTCAAACCAGCCTCGGTGTCAACAATGCGGTAAACTTCCTTAAGGTTAGAGTCTTCTTCAATTTGTTTATACTACAGGTTTTCGGTATCTCCGTTTTATCATCAACGCATCATAATTCcaaccactgttttgtttataccacaggcttcaccagtctaagtaaacttagtctcagtacttttcattacactccactactgagtggAGGTGGTCGCGTCAGGTAATTTTTCGGCGACCCTCCAGTCAAACGCGAGAAGGCCGatcggatttaaccaatcagacatcGACTACTGTGTATGGTTTGGAGGGACTAGTCAATCACACTGATCCCTCAATAAAtgaaaatccgcataaaacacaggtatttgacctgcagtatatatgtatatatgcttaGGGCTTTGTGACGACATGGTTACCACTAGCTGATATTTATCCAATCGTATAAAAtcgtatggaaaatagcattcagaatcgttcggaTACAACCCTTTCCGacgtaaaagttcaaaaggtatgtgcgaatgtccactttcgcgatttggcaAGCTGTGTTCTGGTCAGTCTCAAAGCTTACCTGACGCTACCTcttaggttttgttagactcagtggtggagtgtaacggaaAGGTGGCTTAGACTGCAGGCTTCACTTGCTCGTGTTTATATCCAATGTCATACACGATTACCACAAAAACAGAGTACATTATTATTCATCATGATAAACAAATGTGCTTTGAAATACAGACTGGCCCAATTTCTGAACGTCGAAGTGTACAGTTCTGTCCACTTGGTCTGACGTCCACACCCAAATAGTCAGCTCATCGTTCTCTAAACTCTCCCCGATGTAACTGTTCCTCATGGACTTGATGCCACGTTTGACCACTTCCTTGGTAAGGGACCCCATACAACCTTTCTCTATGGCATAATGCAAAGTGTTGATGCAATAATCGACGTAAGTGGTATAGTTCGTGTGATTATATTCGTCCGTGTGAATCCAAGATACTGTGACATTGTGTTGAACAGCGTCATTTGGCCTTTGCAGTCTTGGTACAATCAATGGATTCTTCAAGGTGGCGGACCTTCCATGTTTCTCCCGCCACCAATCCGGAAGTGCTTTCGGTCGTCTGCTCGTTTTATCCGCTCCCACAATATGATTGATGTTTCTGAGGATGATCTGACCGGTCGATGGAACAATTATGGATGCTACAGTGCTAAGTGAAGACTTGCCCACATACCCGAGGTGATATGAAACATCTAATGGGCTCTTGGGTACAGACGTATCATACAGTGCCTTTTCGGATATAACCTGTGACGAAGCCACAAATGTCAGTCTGTCCGAGGTCAGTTGTGCGTAGTCAAACATCGTACTTCCAGTGTCATCAAGGGGAAGGTGGGTGGCAAATATCCTTGCTGTTGTGACAAATCTCATAAGACTCGACATTAGAGGGTTTCCTGcaaaacaaactttcagtttCAACTTTAACGTGGTCATAGTGGCAGCAGAATATTTTAATTGTAATTTTGTTTGCAGTCGTCTAATAAGCAAATAACGTGAGGTCATACATGCGTCAATTGTCGACATCTGTTACGTGCATTGCATATATATGGGTCTGGCTTTCATGAGTTGTAGGAGGCTGCAGTTGTGGAAGCCAGGAGTCATGGGAGGCTGAATGTAATTGGTTATTTTTCAGAAGGGTAAGAGAGTGGGTAAAAAGACTGGAAGCTGTGAGCAGCGTCATCGCCAAGTATGAATTTACgctgcttttaccaatatcccagcaatatcactgcggggacaccagaaatgggcttcacacataaacTATAAACTATTGATTTGATATAGCGCCAATTTTGATAAAAATCTTCAATAGCGCTGTAATATAAGATATACAGACAAGAATGTTAAATAGCAGGATATTTACACAATACACAGAACGAGGGCAGATTTTCAAAATTGTGAGAAGAGGTGAGTCTTAAGGGCTTGCTTGAATTGGTCCAATTTCTGTTTTCTCCTGATTTCATCAAGTAAGACATTCCACCAGATTGAGCCCTGGACGTTGAAGGATCTGTTGGCAAAGGTCTTTCTTTTAACATGTGGTACCCTCAACCTCATGTACTGACTACTCGACCTCATGTTCTCCCTTCCAACTTCAGCTTTTGTCAGAAAAGATCGGAgaacccatgcggggaatcgaacccggatcttcagtgtgaagagCAGAGTtttcaaccattaggctatcctaCAGCCCCACGAGGAACTTGAAAAGTAGAGGTGATGTTTTCGCTGTTCTATCCTGGGTCATTCAAGCTTGTTTTTTGCTACACTAATTGTGCGTTGTTCAAAAATGCTTCTGTTTACGGAGCAGTGTATAACAATACGGTCGTGTAAATGTGAACATTATGGCGACTCATGGACAATTTCCAGTGTATGCTCCCACGGGAGTTGAGAATGACCAAGTCCAGACCTATCCACTGTGAGACGAAAATGCTCTGTGCACATTGAACGTGTTATCCCGACAGTAAAATGGAGTTTGTTTCAATAACATGAATTCACGCCCCTtcacaattatttttcaaaatataccattaccATTTCTGTCGATGGATTCAAATGACAACCCTGGCGTGTGGATCACGGCGTCCTTCCCGGCAGCTGTCAGGCGGTACATATTCTTCAGGTGGGCCATGTAGCGTCTATAACAAGAATCAAGCCCCATCGATCATAATGAGCTAAAACTACGTCCAGATAAATACTGACTGCTTTTATTCTGATTTCAGTAATATTTCGGTTATTGAATAATGTGTGCTCTTGATGAGAGCGAACGCTGGTAGTTACATTCAAGGCATCTGCATGGCCCCGAGCCTACGAGCTTGTGATTCGGACGTATCCTGATGCgatcaagggacacaactccgcTCAGCAACATTGGCAATCCGTCGATCGTGCCCTCGGCAGAAAAGACTTCGTTGTAGGGCAATAGTGTTGTGTACATACAAGATAAGCTTTTTACCACCTCAGTGGGTCACAGTTTGACTTCACTTTTATCGGGTGTT
This portion of the Haliotis asinina isolate JCU_RB_2024 chromosome 10, JCU_Hal_asi_v2, whole genome shotgun sequence genome encodes:
- the LOC137298087 gene encoding uncharacterized protein, translated to MTSSAIHGYGTITPLYSTESRRVIVMTSTKPPARRLAQLLRVLRSSNGKMDLRINSPFIGRHFSSEKLSDKYSSAPGPIERRYMAHLKNMYRLTAAGKDAVIHTPGLSFESIDRNGNPLMSSLMRFVTTARIFATHLPLDDTGSTMFDYAQLTSDRLTFVASSQVISEKALYDTSVPKSPLDVSYHLGYVGKSSLSTVASIIVPSTGQIILRNINHIVGADKTSRRPKALPDWWREKHGRSATLKNPLIVPRLQRPNDAVQHNVTVSWIHTDEYNHTNYTTYVDYCINTLHYAIEKGCMGSLTKEVVKRGIKSMRNSYIGESLENDELTIWVWTSDQVDRTVHFDVQKLGQSVFQSTFVYHDE